The DNA region TTTTCCTTAAAATTCTTCTCCAGTATTGATCTCCTTTCAGGATATGGCAGATTAACAAGGGATTTACCGTTTAAATATAATATATCAAATATAAACATGACAATTGGCACCTCCCTGGTTTTTTCTGTTAGTTCATATTTTCTCCCACGACGCTTTGAAACCATTTGAAATGGATATAATTCACCTGTTTCCGGATTGTATGGCACTGATTCACCATCTATTATACACGAATCAAATGAATAATATGACTTAAAATTTTGAACAATGTCAGGAAAGCTTGATGTCGTTTCCTCAAGACCCCTGGAAAATATCTTTATCCCGCCTTTAAGGAAGTGCAGCTGTGTCCTGAGGCCATCGTATTTATATTCATATGATGCATTGTGCCCCATCTTATTTCTTATATCAGAAATTGATTGAAGCCTCTCTGCCAGCATGACCTTAAATGGTATTAATGGAACCGGACCGGCATTTAAAAGTTCATTTATATTTCCCATCATTAGGTTCTCTGCAATGTAGCCAAGATCCGGGTGAAAATTATACGCTGTTTCTATATCATCTGCGTATTTTTTCTCTGAAAATGCCTCTATTAAGCCATCAAGTATTGTTGAATCTGCAACGCCAAGCCTTAATTTTCCAGTTATTATCCTTGTTATGTATTTTATCTCCATGGGTCCCGAGTTTATTAAAAGATCTATGTATGCATCCATCTTTGTCTTTATGCTTCCGTGACCTGTATAACCTGAGATCTTAATAAGCTGGTTGTAAACATAATCGACTGTTAAACTTTCCTTTAGAAGTGGCCTTTGAATTCCAGATGAGCTTATTTCCTCTGCTGTGGAGCCAAGATCGCCAAGCCTCGAGAAGATCCTGTTTATATCCTCTTCTGATCTGCCCGACGCCTTTGAAAGCGATTTTATTATCAATTTGTCTGAAAGCCCAAGCTCTATGCCCAAGTAATCCGGCATTAGCTTGCCCTGTACAAGATAGACAAGCTTTTTTAAATCATCACCTGATCTTTTAAAAAGCTCAGCAAGTATTGATGTTAATTCCAAACGTTTTGTTGTTTCCTCCATCCTTGAGAAGTATGATGCAACATCCGAGAAATCCATATTTATATATAACATATTATTTATTAATCTTTCCTTATTTTAAGAATGTTAAAATTTATATTCTATGTTTAAATCTGGTATTTGTCCCGGCTTAGCTCAGTTGGTAGAGCGACGGACTGTAGAGATGTCTCTGCAAACGCAGATATCCGTAGGTCTCTGGTTCGAATCCGGAAGCCGGGACTTCTAGTTTTTTATTGATTCCTCAAGGTCATTCAATGTTATTATTTTAGAGCCGTAAACCCTTTTGTAGTAATCCTCCCAGTTTTTATCTATCCTTGCTGCAACAGCATCTTTAATAATTATCGTTTCATAACCAAGGTAGAATGCATCTGCTGTTGTGTGCCTCACGCATATATCTGCATCAAGGCCTATTAAAAAGAGGCGCCCCGCATTTAAATAATTTAATATTGCATCAAGGTTTGTATCATGGAAGGCACTGTAAAAATGCTTTTCTATTATAAAATCACCTGGATTTAACTTTAATTCATCTATTATTTTTGATCCCCAGCTATTCTTCATGGCATGCTCTCCCCATAATTTCATCTCAAAATCGTATTTATTATGTGAATCACATGCGTATATCACAGGAAGATTTTTATTATGAAAGATCTCTACAACCCTTGATGCTGGCCCAACGGTTTTCAATGCCTCATCTGTTTTAAGTGCACCGTGGATAAAATCGTTTAGCATATCTATTACAATTAGGACGTCCATGGATAATTATGACCGGATTGGATAAATATTTTTCGAACAGATGTTCGTAAATGTTTATTGGAAAATTAATAATAAAAAGAAAAATTATTGTAATTAAATTATTTGCGGCAATAACCTGTCAATTTCTGATTTGTATTTGACCACGTAATTATTTATCCATGGAAATAAAAAGATAATTAACCATGGATCCAGGCCGGTCAGCCTCATTTAAAATGATCTGTAAAATGTCAATACTCTCAGTAAAGGTTATATATAATCTTATAATGAGAGCCTGGATATTATGGCTAATAAAACAGCTTATGTTTCAAAACCCATGGACGTGTTGAAGAATTCACTGGAGAAAAATATCATGGTCGATGTAAAGGGAAACAGAACGTACTCTGGAACACTTGAGGGCTATGATATATACATGAATGTTGTTCTTTCAAACGTTTCAGAGACGATAAATGGCGAGAACAAGGGTGTTTTTGAGAAGATGCTTGTAAGAGGAGATAATATAATATTTGTTTCACCTTCAAGGAGTGATTAAAAATGACGACAGGAACACCATCAATGGGAAAAATGAACAATAAAAAGGTACACATAAGATGCAGGAGGTGCGGGCATAACTCATACCATGTAAGGGAAAAGAGGTGCTCATACTGTGGATTCCCAGCCCCAAGAATCAGACATTACAACTGGGCAAAAAGTAAATGAGGATTGTGCCGTCATCGGCTTTTCCGGCGACGGCGTATATTCAAGTATTATAGCCGGTCTCAGGTCATTGCAGCATCGCGGCCAGGAGAGCTCTGGAATAATAACATACGATGGAAAGATCCACGTTAAAAAGGGCATGGGTCTTGTCAGTGAGGTTTTTAAAAATGCCGATCCAATGCCTGGAATTGTT from Picrophilus oshimae DSM 9789 includes:
- a CDS encoding ATP-dependent DNA ligase, coding for MDFSDVASYFSRMEETTKRLELTSILAELFKRSGDDLKKLVYLVQGKLMPDYLGIELGLSDKLIIKSLSKASGRSEEDINRIFSRLGDLGSTAEEISSSGIQRPLLKESLTVDYVYNQLIKISGYTGHGSIKTKMDAYIDLLINSGPMEIKYITRIITGKLRLGVADSTILDGLIEAFSEKKYADDIETAYNFHPDLGYIAENLMMGNINELLNAGPVPLIPFKVMLAERLQSISDIRNKMGHNASYEYKYDGLRTQLHFLKGGIKIFSRGLEETTSSFPDIVQNFKSYYSFDSCIIDGESVPYNPETGELYPFQMVSKRRGRKYELTEKTREVPIVMFIFDILYLNGKSLVNLPYPERRSILEKNFKENEYFKLAKRIVSDDEHDIMKFFERSIEEGCEGIVAKSNGIDSIYRAGARGWLWIKFKRDYQSELSDSLDLVVVGAFDGHGRRKGTFGALLLACYNSKDDTFETVCKLGSGFTDEMLSEMPRLLGDKIVEKKPARVNSSMEPDHWIYPSLVLEIRGAEITVSPVHTCAMNIIEKGSGLALRFPRLIKPRDDKKPEDATTTNEIIEMYKAQKKVIEKS
- a CDS encoding cysteine hydrolase family protein, which produces MDVLIVIDMLNDFIHGALKTDEALKTVGPASRVVEIFHNKNLPVIYACDSHNKYDFEMKLWGEHAMKNSWGSKIIDELKLNPGDFIIEKHFYSAFHDTNLDAILNYLNAGRLFLIGLDADICVRHTTADAFYLGYETIIIKDAVAARIDKNWEDYYKRVYGSKIITLNDLEESIKN
- a CDS encoding LSM domain-containing protein; protein product: MANKTAYVSKPMDVLKNSLEKNIMVDVKGNRTYSGTLEGYDIYMNVVLSNVSETINGENKGVFEKMLVRGDNIIFVSPSRSD
- a CDS encoding 50S ribosomal protein L37e; translation: MTTGTPSMGKMNNKKVHIRCRRCGHNSYHVREKRCSYCGFPAPRIRHYNWAKSK